One window of the Candidatus Bathyarchaeota archaeon genome contains the following:
- the comE gene encoding sulfopyruvate decarboxylase subunit beta has translation MKRYDAIKRIVEAIEDEIIICNIGAPSRELFNIKDRDKNFYMLGSMGLASSIAFGIAISKPLSTIWCIDGDGSILMNLGSLSTIANNHPKNLTLIVIDNGSYGSSGDQKTYTSKKTKLETIAKGAGFESITVISIEGDIISTLKDLGKGCHFVKIEVSPGNAQVKNIPLNPEEIKQRFMESISK, from the coding sequence ATGAAAAGATACGACGCCATAAAAAGAATTGTTGAAGCAATTGAAGATGAAATAATTATATGCAATATTGGGGCTCCTTCAAGAGAATTATTTAATATTAAAGATCGAGATAAAAATTTCTATATGTTGGGTTCTATGGGACTCGCTTCATCAATTGCTTTTGGAATTGCCATTTCAAAACCTTTAAGTACTATATGGTGCATTGATGGGGATGGCTCAATACTTATGAATTTAGGTAGTTTAAGTACTATCGCTAATAACCACCCGAAAAATTTAACCTTAATAGTAATTGATAATGGATCTTATGGATCATCAGGAGATCAAAAAACTTATACAAGTAAAAAAACAAAACTAGAAACTATTGCAAAGGGAGCAGGATTTGAATCGATAACTGTCATCAGTATTGAAGGAGATATTATCTCTACATTGAAAGATTTAGGAAAAGGGTGTCATTTTGTTAAAATAGAAGTTTCACCTGGAAATGCTCAAGTAAAGAATATACCATTAAACCCGGAAGAAATCAAACAAAGGTTTATGGAATCTATTTCAAAGTAA